A segment of the Lathamus discolor isolate bLatDis1 chromosome 9, bLatDis1.hap1, whole genome shotgun sequence genome:
AGGGGAACGAAGCCTCCCTGTGCCACCACATTGAGGTTTCAAGGGCAGTTTCCTTGTAGCTACTTGTTTTGGTGGGCTCCCCTCCTCTCCCGGGCAGCTCAGTGTCTGgaagcactgcagtgcctggccagAGGCACCGGcttccccagcacaggcacCTGGCTGCACTGGGAGCTGTGCGGTGCTCTGCTTGGGTAACATTTGGGGATACATGTTGGAAAGGATCACCTGAGCCTCTGTGGGAGTGATGTCCCCATCCCTTTGCCAAGACTGTGGCCATGGCTATGCTTGCCAGGTACTGAGCTCAGCTGAGCCAGATCCAGACAAGTGTATTTTCTTGGTGAAAGTGGGGATCTTGAATTCCCTTCTTAGCACCACTTGTTCCCAGGGGTGGCCAGGGAGACGTGGAAAACGACACATGAGGTGactgcagtggcagcagcatgTTCCAGGGGCTTTCAGAGGGAAgggaaactgaaaacaaagcagcagcgtCCTCAGGACTTCCCCTGTGCCTTAATTTAGTGTGAAAAAACCCTTCTGGCTTGTCTGCTACCAGACAACGTGATGCtatgcctcctcctcctcccattcAGCACCCAGTTTTACCAAAGTCACCTGCCTATGCCATCATGCCTTGCACCTCACAGGGCCAGGGTCTGTCCTGAGACAGCCATAAATCAGCCTGAGACAGCCATAAATCATGGGGGGAGCCGGTGCTCCTACAGGCACCTACCCGCACCCTGTCCCTGCCTGGTTTTCGCTCTGCCAAATGCTGCAGTTAACTTGGTGAGAGCAGGAGGGTGTGAAGCAGGTCCTGCATCACCTTCGGGTTGGGGCAGGAGGTCCCCAGAGGGCTGGCGATTTTTCGCCCTGCTGTGGTCCCACATCAGGCTGTGAGGCTCTCTCCACTCAGAGGAACCTCTGCCCCTCAGCCTCACAAGGCATTTAGCTGTCCCACGGCTGCTCCCTGGCCTTTAGGGTGGCTGCAGGAACTGTGGGCAGGTCCCAGTGGATGCTGAGCACTTTGCAGTGCCTCAGGCACGCAGAactgctccctcctcccaccGTGTTTCATGCTGTTTCACTGAGGGGGAAACCACAGGAACTGCCAAGTAACACAGCTTCGTGAGGCCTCAGAGAGCTGGGGCTAGAAACCTGCCCCTCCTTGGAGGTGCTTCACCAGCCCGTGCTGGGTTTATCTGTCATccagaggagaaaagaggggGGAAGGTCAGCTTGGAGGCTGCCGGCTCTGCACCCCGGCCCCTGCTGCAGCGccggggggctggggggggtgggtgggggtggGCGgaagcaggggctggggctctgcagaggcagaagcTAAGGGCGATGACTTCCCTGCCATCGCGGGGGGGAAGCTGCTAGGGAGGGACGTGTGGCTGCGAGTgtccccagcccctctccctgACTGCCCTGGCTCCCAGTGCTCTCCCCAGGGCAGGGTGCCCTGCTctggtgcctgcagggagccttgtggctgtgctccctcctaGGACATCCAATACACAACCTTATCCCTTACCAAAGGAGCCTGTTGGTTATAAGATGACCCAGGACGCTCCTGAGCGGCAGCTTCCCAGAAGCATTTCTTATTAATAGCCAACAAAAAGCCTCCTGTGTGAATTCAGCTTCACTTCTGGGTATATCCCAGAATCTGTTTCTTAGTTCCCATTTGCTTTCTCAGGAGCATCATTTCAGGACAGCTGAGCATAGGAAACACTGGTTAAGGAGTAATTTTCATTCCCCTGGAAGGACTAGAAGGTGTTGGCATGGTGGAAAAGCAGACACCAGCTCCAGTGGAGTCCTCAGTATAATCGGGGGGTTGGTTTGATCAGTTTAGCATCTCCTGTAGGGTGAGTTTGAGGCTGGTGCCTCTCTCCTGGAGAAGCTGAGCACTCCACAGCCCACAGGTTTCTGCAAGTGACTCATGGCACTTAAgtgcagcccagcagagccaggcGCAGGTCTCATCTTTGCTAATGAAGCATCCCCAGCCAGCGTGTCTTTGGGGTCCCAGTGAGGTGCAAGCTCTGGAGCCACCCCCAGCTGCCCACCCTGGAAGTTACTACTGCTGCTTGACTTCTGCACCCCAAATCCTCCCAGCTCCAATTACCCTCCTGCTCAGCCCCTGTGCTCCAGCTCCCCGGCTGATCTTGAggctcactgcagagctgggggtCGTGCCTCCTGCCCGGTGCCGTgggagcagcatccctgtgaAGGAGCTGGCATGGCAGcactgctcctcctgcaccagCAGGATGCCAGGCACGCATCTTGCAGGGTCGTGCTTCATGTGCAGCTGAGGAACCGCCGACTGCTCTTAAAGAAGTTGGGTTTCCTGTGAGCCATTTTACCAACTTCCCTCTCTCAGCAGAGTCTGCGCCCATTTTCATGCActggcggggtggggggggggaaaggggggacAGGACACGACATGCCCCATTCATCTTGGCCAAACTCCTCATGAGGTGTCTCAATCCTTTTCGCAAAGGGTATTTTCAGCTGCTATGTAGCAAGGAAATGGGCTTTGCTCCACCTGTTGCTGCTTTCCCTTAGGATTGCCGAATGGGCATTGTGCGGGTGAGAGGCCACTGAGGGAGCCCTGCTGGGACACAGGCAGTTTGACCAAGCTCCTTGCTTCCCCACTGCTGTTTGACCCCATCCTGGTCACAGAACAGCCCCTCAAACACTGAGATGCTGCAGCTGTGTCCATGCAGAGGGGTTGAAAAGGACTGTCTGCACATGACGGAAGCTTTAGGAGCTAACACACGGCTCTGTTCCCCACTGATGCTGCTTGGGATGCCGGCACAGATCCACCACTGCGCAACCCTGCCACCCCTAGCCATTTCGCCTCGAGGCCCAGGAGGCTGCTTGGGTGGTTCTTGGCCATTATCAGCCCCGGGGAAATCACGCCTGGATTTGTTAAATGCAACAGAACTGGAGGCAGACCCTAGCAGCACATGAAAACAAACTGTTCTTTTCCTGGCAAACATGAGCACATTTCCCTTCTCACcgccctctccagcctgtcctccCGGCCAAGCAgaccctcccttcctccccatccaCTGGCAACCACTCTccacctccttcccctgcctcctACTCCTCCTCCCGCTGGCTTTATCTCATGTTTCTGGGAAGGGTCTGACCTCAGGCATCCTGAGGATGCTCTCCCATCTTCCCAGCAGCAACAGGGTCACGGCTCAGAGGAGGGATCCTGCAGCTGAGCAAgcccctgtgctggggcaggtTCCTGCAGCATGGATGCTGGGGTGCCAGTCCAGTCCTCCATGTACCTTCCTCCTGAGACTGACTCTGGAGGCTCTCCACCTCCAGGCATCCCACCGGAGCCCAGCCAAGGCACTAAATCCCCATTTCTCTGCTTCCCCTGCAGGCTGGTCTGGATGGAGAGAACATCGGGAACTGCCCCTTCTGCCAGCGCCTCTTCATGGTTCTGTGGCTGAAAGGGGTCAAGTTCAATGTCACCACAGTGGACATGACCAGGtgagcagctccacagcccAGTCCTGGGCCAGCAATGGGGCAAGACACCTCGGCTCAGCTCCATTCCTCCTATCCCACAGCCAGTATGCCAGAAGGACAGGGTGACGGCCCCCACTgtggggtgctgcagggaggctAGCACAGAGCTTCAGGCACATGCCAACCTGTGTGTGGCACAGGAACCTCTGTGCTCCACGTGTGGGTACAAGCATGAGGCACTACAGGGCAGGCAGAGAGGCTGGGGAGCGCTTCTCAGCCCCCCAAACCCAGCAGCGCATGAAAGtgggggtgctgctggtgcttgcCCCCATCCACAGCCCCACCTCAGCCTGGCCCATTCACTGTTGGGATGCCTCAGGCACTGAGCCCACTTGTTTCCTCCGCTCCAGGAAACCTGAAGAGTTGAAGGACTTAGCACCGGGCACCAACCCACCCTTCTTGCTGTTCAACAAGGAGCTGAAAACAGACTTCATCAAGATTGAGGAGTTCCTGGAGCAGACCCTGGGCCCACCCGTGTAATCTCaagctccctccttcccctcaggGGCCACTGGGCACgctgcagcactgtgcagtgctgggcagaTTGGGAAACCAAGGCAGGGCACTGGGAGGTGCCCAGGGCAGCGCGGGACAGGGCTGGCTCCCACCCAGCACCTGGCACCTGGCTCTGCAGGGGCACGGATGGCAGTGCCAGGGGGCTGCATCCCCTGGGGAAGGCAGCGGGTTGGGCTGCAAGGAGAGGAGGCTGGGATGGGCTGGAGTGGAAAACAAGGGGAGGAAAGACTTGGGTCCCTTGGCACACAGGGCATAACTCACCTGGGAACCACAAGGCTGAATCCTGCCTTCATCCTTGCCCGTACTGACACAAGTGTCTCTTTGAAGGTATCCGCACCTCAGTCCCAAGTACAAGGAGTCCTTCGATGTGGGGAGTGACATCTTTGCCAAGTTCTCGGCGTACGTCAAGAACCCACGCAAGGAAGCGAACATCAGTAAGAAATACCATAATCTGCCCTGCCGGGTGGGAAGGTGCTTTTGTCTGCATCTGGGTGAGGTTAACCTGGAGGTGAAGTGTTCCGCTGCCTTCCCCACCAAAGCTTTCCTGGTGAGCAGAGGTGTGGGCAGGAAGGGTGAAGGCAGCCCCAAGCTCCATGGGGCTATGGCCCCATGTGCAGGTGCTGGGGAAAGGAGTATGGGGTGACCCTGGTGGGGTCTCCTGGAAGAAGAGGCTCTGGCCAGGGTGCAGTGGTGTACAGCACTGGTGTGGCTCTGGGGGTTCATCCAGGGCACTGGCTCATGGTGCCTGTCCCGCTGTGTACCCAGGCTTTGAGAAGGCCCTGCTGCGGGAGTTCCAGCGCCTGGACATTTACCTGAACACGCCTCTCCCTGATGAGATCGACCAGGACAGTGTGGAAGATGTCATCATCTCCAAGAGGAGGTTTCTGGATGGAGACCATCTGACACTGGCTGACTGCAACCTCCTGCCCAAACTGCACATCATCAAAGTAATGGCACAGTCCTGGGGCCACAGTGGGGACACCTGCCCCAAGGGGAGGTCACAAGGTGGGGGGGATGCAAACTGGAGCTGGGTCTCCTGTATTTGTCCCAAAAAGTGAATCCTCCACAGGCCTGCAAAGTCtcagcctcctcctctcttcccctctctaGATTGCAGCCAAAAAGTACCGCAACTTTGAGATCCCGGCGGACATGACAGGCGTGTGGCGCTACCTCACCAACGCGTATGCCTGCGACGAGTTCAGCCACACGTGTCCTGCGGATGAGGAGATCGAGCACACCTATGCCAGCGTGGCCAGGAAGATGACCTAACCCGCAGGGGGCACCCGCCTCCCTCCGCGAGGCAGGGACCGGAGGGGgctcacagcactgctgccccCTGCCCTTCCGAAGAGTGCCTTGCTTCACACCGCTCCTCCTCCCGCTCCTCCGGCAAGGACCCATCCCTGCGTGACCACAGTGCAACCGCACCCCTGCTACCCGAAAACTGGCCTCGTGGCCTGTGCCCGCATGTCATGGGCAAAGTGGAGCGCTCGCCTGCCGCAGCGGCACTGTTTGGAAGAGCAGCTGAGAGATCCCCCCACCATGGCTCAGCCAGTTCTGCCTCCCCATccactgctggagctgcttcGCCAGCCCTGCGCAGTCCCCGCCACGCCATATGCTCAGGAAGAGGTGTCCCAGGATCTCAGTACACCTCCTGGGTTGGAGTTGTTGGAGATCACCTGGTCACCCTTCTGCACAGTACCCCCCGCCTTGTGTTTGGGCAAGCTCCCTCTGCCACCACAGCATCCAGTCTCCATCTGAAGAACTGAAAGGGTCCATCCCCAGTAGTTTGTTGCAGTGACACATTGTTCTCACTGCTCAGGTGTTGTAACATGCATCCTACTGCCAGTTAGGAAATGAGGGCAGGTGGATGGAACTTGGTGTGAGAGTGCCAGGTCCTGttgcaggagggaaggggggtgCAGAGGCATTTAAAGGGCTGAGGATGGAGGGCTGAGTATCAGGGCATCCCTTCCCTATGTGCCAGAACCCAGAGCCATGTGCTGCTTGCTGCAAGGTCCCATGTGGCTCCTGCAAGCTAAGAAACCTCTCCCTGTCTTGCAAGATGCTGCAGGAGATACAGCCGTGTGCTGACCTAGGTCCACCTCAGTCCTCGCCAGCATGTCAGGTGCATGACTGGCAGATGGAGGCACACGGGGTACAGTATCCGTCTGGTTTCTACATCCTGCTAGCAGACAGCCCAAGAGGCAAAAGCTGCTGTACAGAGCGCTGTGTCTGTCAGAGACATGGGGGCAGGTTTGGTGCTCGCCGGCTCAGCACTGTGCCTTCCTGTCCGCTGGTGcaagaggaaacaaagctgctctgcacagccaTGACACCCCATCCTATACCTTCAGCTCTCCAAGGGCTCCTGCCAGTGCCTGTGAACTCAAGCAgaccccccctccctcccctggcCAGCCTGTGGGCAAAACAATACTGTACAGTGAGCACGGTGGGTCCTGCGGGGCCACAGCAGAACCCCTCCGGCCCTCACTGCCACTTCCCTCTTTGCACTAAAAAGTGTGTCCTTGCAAGCCTGCCTCTCATAGCACTGGGTTTGGGCACTGGTTTTGTTATTaatggggtttggtttgtttgggttttttaatctaagaacagcaataaaatttattttaatatgccTCGCTTGTGTAGTGTCAGTGCGAGGGTGGCAGTCACCAGGAGGGTGCTGAGCAGGGAAACCCTGTCCCACAGGAACGATGTCCCCTCGTGGGGCACATGCATGGACATGGGCCCTCACCTTGCATGTGGTGCTGGGAGGATGCAGGGAATGAGTAACCACAGGATGCTGCTCTGGCGTGAGGGGTTTATTCAGCTCCTGCTGGTACCTGGCACGTCCCTGCCAGGCCTCGGTGACAGCTCTGCCTTGCCAGGAGTCCTGGAGAGCTGCTTTATGGGAGAAGCACTGTCCTGCACCCTGGATCCTCACAGCACTCTTCCCCTGCCGCACAACaccctcctctgctgcagaccCTCCCCGCTTTCCCCACAGGGGACCAGAGCCCTTTCACAGCTCAGTGCAATCAGTCCAGCAGGGTCAGGTGTGGATGGAAGGCGCTGGGATCGCGGTGGCAGGATGTGGCTGGCAGAGCTCCTCCTGAGCCCCTCACTTGGTGACACAGTATTTCCAGAAGCAagctgggagggaaggaaaagaaacctgtGCAAGGGGATATGGCAGCACTTGGCTACAGCTGGAGAGTTTAAAGGAAGGGAAATGtccatctcttctcccaggcTCTCTGGCTTTGAAGTCAGTTCTAGGAGCACAGCCTGAGAGCTGAATGCCTCAGTTCACACCACAAACACCCTCTACCCCAAGTCATGAGCATCTCCACGCCAAGCCTGGCCCCTGCTTGCCATGGCCTCTTTgcaggttgtcctgggttcagcttaaaccacgacacaggtCAGTGCAGGTGGGCTCAGTCCCAGGACCTGCTGCGTGCTGGGCACTCACCTCTCTTGTTGGGCTGTGGAGGAGCCTGGTCTGCCTGGGTAAACCCCTGGCTCTGGAGATTGCCCATGGCCACCATCTTCCAGAGGAATGCATCAAGGTCTTCACCCTGCTGTGGCACAGCAGCCCCATCACCCGTGTGCTGTGCCCCTGTAGCAAAAGCAGCCCTGTCCCTGCACTGCTGGACCAGTGAGGGAAGCAGCATCAGTCCCCGAGTGGGAAGGCCTCAGTCCCCAGTGGTGGCCAGCAGTGATGGGGTCTGCTGGGACCTGGTGGGGAGCTGGCCCAAGGGAATCCcctgagcagcagtgctgccctGGGCTGCCCCCAAGCCATAGGGGCACCTCCACTCACCAAGGGTCCAGGGACATCCTCCTGGAGagctcttttctctcctgaaaacaataaaaaccgATGCCATGAGCACAGGGGGCTGTGGATGCAGGGTGGGGGCAGGGGAGAAAGGACATGGCACCACCACCTGCTCCTCTCCATCTCCCCTGGGGCATGTAGCCTTCAGCATTCCTTCCCCCTGGATGCAGCCCCTCACCTATCCAAGACCATCCTGGTGCTCCCACAACAGCCCCAGCCATGGGTCCAGCTCATTGTGAGCTCTGACACTCACCGTTGCCACGAGCTGCTCTCTGGTCATGGCTCACTCCTTCCCATGGTGCAGGCAGAGCCTGGTTCAGGCTCTTGGATGGCCGGAGTCCTGCTGCAGGCTTGCTCTCAGCCATGAAGCCACCTGCGCCATCAGCCAGGCTAAAATCTGTTGGCTTGAGTGCTAGGTTGAAGGGCGAGACAGTGACAAGGACAAAGCAGGTCATTGGAGGTGGGCTTGTTCCCCGCGCAGTGGGATGCAGAGATGCAGAGCCTGAGCATAGACTGCCGGTCCCAGGAATGGCAGGCAGGTTGTTTGAGGGGGACTAGGGCACATCCCCTCGCCTGGCCATGTGTGTCAGCCTGGGCTAGCAGCCAGAGTGCTGTCCATGGCGCTGTGAGCATCACCTCAGCAGAGGTGATGGATCCCTTCCCTCACCTTGCAGTGATGCTCCTCCTAATGCAGTCCGGGACACTGTTAGCTGCCTTTCctgcaagggcacattgctgtcTTGTCAACTTGGCATTGATCAGTCAGCCCTGGCATGTGCTGGAGCCTGGGGTTGTTCCTCCCCAGGGACAAGGCTCAGTATTTCTCCCTGCTGAACAGCACAAGGTCCCTCTCAGCCCATGTCTCCAGCCTATCCAAGTTCCTTGGGATGGCAGCATGACCCTGTGGTGTTATCAGCCATTTCTCCCAGCTCTGTGTAAACTGCTGAGGGTGAACCCTATCCCATTGTCCATCATTAACAtcttaatgaagatgttaaacacaGTAACTCTTACCAACCCCTGGGATGCACCACTGGTgactggcctccagctggactTTGTGTCATGGATCACAGCCACCTTTCGATCCCACCTATCTAACCTCAGCTTTGTCACTTCACCTGTGAGGATGGTATGGAGACGCCACCAGCCAAGGCACACAGCACCCACTGCCTGGCACTGCCTCCAGcatggctgcagcaggcagtggaGAAGGTCCTCATCAGCCACCAGCACCTTCCCTGCCACTAAAGTCCCTTCTAAGGGGAAGCTCCAAGCACCCCTCGCTGGCCTCGCTTAGCCAGAGAGGGTTGAGCTCTCTCAACCTGTCCCAGGTAGCACCTCGGGTGGGCATAAGCAGGAATCTCCCCCGGGTGAATCTGTCACCTGGCAGTCTGTCTGCAGTGCTCTGAGGAAAGGGGTAATTTAAGGTCACCACAAAACCAGGCATTAGGCACATGGCTACAACTCAGGCAGTAAGTCCCTTGCTGTCTGAGTGTATTTAACTGTAAACCAACTGGAGTGTCCAGGCTTTCCAGCATCTTACTTTTTGACTCATCCCTCCTCCAGTGCCCGTCTGTGCACAGACAGCAGGAAGCTCCTCCAAGTTCCAGGAGCTGAGCAATCTTACGGGCTTGGCCTTGAATTCCCTTTGCCTCAGACATGTGGTCAAGCTGCTGAAGCTCTGGGAGTCCCCCTGAGTCAGCCAAGAGCAGCCCCTGGGCAggcaccagcgctgctccaaggCCACTTGCTGAAGTGGATCACGGGGCTGAGGTCACACTGTCCTTTGGGACTCAAGCTCTGCCCAAGCGGCAGCGAAGCCCCAGCACATTCTGCAGTCAGGCAGTGTCATGGCACCAGGTCTCATGGCTGGTGGGGAGGCTGGTACCAGCCCTGTGACATGAggaaagctcacccagtccctCCCAGGCCAGCCAGTGTGCTCCGCTTGCTCTGTACATGAGCTGCAGTTCCCTCAGCTCCTTCAGGGCGTCAGAAGAACACCTAGCCAAAAGGATGCTTTCTACACCCCAGGCTGGCTGATCCCCAGGGAAACATCTGTCACCCCAGAGTACCTGGACACATCACCCAAACTCTGCTGTCCACAGATCACAACAGCCAAAGCAATCCCTTGGGTACAGGATGGtcttctgtccaacctggtcatGCTCGGAATGGGTTTAACCCTGCTGGCCATACACTGCTCCTAAGAGCACTGGAGAAATGCCTCCCCAGGTCAGAAGGTCTTTCTGCCCaagggaagaagggggaagCTGCACTGCTGTGCATGTCTGCAGAAGCCAAGCCTCCATGAAACACTGGATAGGAGCCAGCATTTAGTGCAAGCCACAGAGTGGTGCACAGGGACAAACCCCACCAGGCTTTCAGGTGTCCTTACCTTGGGCTCTGTTGCTCTCAGGGTAGGCAGGGTAAGCACTGGTGCAGCAACCCCCCAGCAGTAGTGCCAAGGTGACAACCATCCTCTGGGGAGCCATCTCTCCTTCTCCAAGCCTAGTAAAGGTCACGCACGGTTTCCTGGGATCCTGCAAGTGAGGGAGTCAAGGTGGTTCTCTTTTATGTCCTCCACCTCTCTGCAATCGATCTGCTCTCATCAGGTGGGTTGCctttgctgctgggctggccATCCATCCTGATGACAAGCAATGACTGTCCCCGCTTTCCATCCTGATGACAGGGGATGACTGGCCCTGCTCTCCCCCCACTTAGATCTCTCCAACTCTAAAATGAGGATGTTTGATAAATGCTTGACTGGGTTTTCACAAGCTCCACTGCTTACCATGGCTGTGTTGTGCCAGTGGACGAAGTGCCATGGAAGGCTCAGCTATGGACAGGTTGGGTCTGGAGGAGGATCAGAAGAGAACACGGGGCCAATATCTGGACAAAACATGTGGATCCACACTTCTGTTTTGCATGATCTTCCTCCCCAAGAGTTACCATGTTTCCTGCTCCTTTCACATCTCATGGCAACACGAGGGCAGTGGCAAAGTCTTTGTCCACCTGAGCATCCTCAGGGGGTGCCCCAGCCCCTAATGACAGGACCCAGCAAGGGACAAAGTTCAccctctgcagccagcagctgtgGAGCAGCTAGAGAGAGTGTTGGAGTCTGGGTAGTTTGGGCTTAAACACccattttaatttctgcaaaagaaaagggagtCAGGGAAGGAGGCCTTACAGTCAGTGTCCCACAGCAACGGCCACGAGGCGAGGTCATGAAAAATGGCTTTCCTGAGGGAATAACGCATCCTCTCTAAAGACGTGTATACAGAGCAGACCCCACATGCTCCACATGTCATCAGGGACCTGGCCCAGCTCTCCCATGTCCAGGTTTCTCCAGTTCCCATCTGAGACCCCATCTTATTCACAAGCTTCACTTTCAGCTGACTTTATTGTCAGCAAACTAGAATAGATTCTAATAAAATCTCTGCCTAGAAGGCTTAATTCAGAGAAAGCTGGTGGAAACTGCTCTCTTTGGTGGCCTCAAGCAGGCCACCATTGCTATGACACCAGCTTGCACCCTTGCTCATAAAGTGCCATGCTTCCTGAGACCAGCAAGGAAGAATCTGGCAGACACAAGAGGATTTTAGGCTCTCAGGAGCTGAAAACCAACCTTGGATGTTATTCCTGGCAGAGCAGTTTGTTTGGTGCTCTTTCCTATCCACACCAAGGCTGGGAATTGGCCAGGCTGAGCAGTACCTATTTCAGAGGTGCCATGAGGAAAATCCCTTTGAAATCTCGGTAGGAGATCCGTGTTCCTCCATCTCTTGTGTCCTCTCCTTGTGTGGGGTGGAACATCATGGAGTCTTTCCTGTGGAACACTGGGGAGGATGCTTGGGAACCTGAGCATCTGTCTATTAAACACAAGGCTGACCATGGCCCTGCTGACCACAGAACAGAGACATGGCAGTGTCTGCATGCCCAGGCATGGGCTCTCATTTTTCATGGAGTGGTTGAAGGCGCATTGACAGGAGATCATTACTTCTGTCTGCAAACCCCTGCTTATCAGGCACAGATCAGACTGGGAGATAGATGAGGTGAAGCATTCATCCATCCTGCCTGGGTGGACTGCTCAGCTGGGACGTTTCTCCTAACAGAAATCCATACCTAGCCTATTTTCTAGCTGCTTCCATCCCCTGGGTGCCAGTTTCATGCCATGTAATGAAAAATCATGGAGACAGGGTCATTGCTTCTGCTCTCAGGACACAGGCAAGAGGCGTggcctggagaggagaaacaCAGGGAGAAAGCCTGGATACCCTGCtgaatcccaggcacagctacagactgggcaaagaagagattcagagcggccctgcacagaagtacttgggggtgctggtcgatgagaaaatgaacatgagccggctgcagtgtgcgctcacagcccagaaagccaaccatatcctgggctgcatcaaaaggggtgtgaccaacaggtcgaaggaggtgatcctgcccctctactctgctcttgtgagacctcacctggagcattgtgtgcagttctggtgtcctcaacataaaaaggacatggaagtgttggaacaagtccagaggagggccacgaggatgatcaggggactggagcacctcccgtatgaagacaggctgaggaagttggggctgttcagcctggagaagagaaggctgcgtggggacctaatagcagccttccagtacctgaagggggcctatagggatgctggggagggactcttcgtcagggactgtagtgacaggacaaggggtaacgggttaaaacttaaacaggggaagtttaaactggatataaggaggaaattctttcctgttagggtggtgagacactggaatcggttgcccagggaggttgtgagtgctccatccctagcggtgttcaaggccaggttggatgaagccttgtgtgggatggtttagtgtgagatgtccctgtccatggcaggggggttggaactagatgatcttgaggtcctttccaaccctaactattctatgattctatgataattcaCACGTGCATCACAAGAGATGGTGTGCCCGCAGCCCAGAGGGCAGCTCTGCTTGCGCTGTGCATCCCCTGGAGCATGAGCTGTCTGTGtgggcagagagctgcagagcagtgtgCCCACAGCAGCATGGGGGGACGGGGATAGCACCGAGCTGTGATGCCAGCCCATTCCTTGTCCAC
Coding sequences within it:
- the LOC136019609 gene encoding chloride intracellular channel protein 2-like, with the protein product MESRQHSTTEEPEIELFVKAGLDGENIGNCPFCQRLFMVLWLKGVKFNVTTVDMTRKPEELKDLAPGTNPPFLLFNKELKTDFIKIEEFLEQTLGPPVYPHLSPKYKESFDVGSDIFAKFSAYVKNPRKEANISFEKALLREFQRLDIYLNTPLPDEIDQDSVEDVIISKRRFLDGDHLTLADCNLLPKLHIIKIAAKKYRNFEIPADMTGVWRYLTNAYACDEFSHTCPADEEIEHTYASVARKMT
- the LOC136019610 gene encoding uncharacterized protein LOC136019610 isoform X2, coding for MAPQRMVVTLALLLGGCCTSAYPAYPESNRAQALKPTDFSLADGAGGFMAESKPAAGLRPSKSLNQALPAPWEGVSHDQRAARGNGEKRALQEDVPGPLGHSTRVMGLLCHSRVKTLMHSSGRWWPWAISRARGLPRQTRLLHSPTRELASGNTVSPSEGLRRSSASHILPPRSQRLPSTPDPAGLIALSCERALVPCGESGEGLQQRRVLCGRGRVL
- the LOC136019610 gene encoding uncharacterized protein LOC136019610 isoform X1 → MDPRKPCVTFTRLGEGEMAPQRMVVTLALLLGGCCTSAYPAYPESNRAQALKPTDFSLADGAGGFMAESKPAAGLRPSKSLNQALPAPWEGVSHDQRAARGNGEKRALQEDVPGPLGHSTRVMGLLCHSRVKTLMHSSGRWWPWAISRARGLPRQTRLLHSPTRELASGNTVSPSEGLRRSSASHILPPRSQRLPSTPDPAGLIALSCERALVPCGESGEGLQQRRVLCGRGRVL
- the LOC136019610 gene encoding uncharacterized protein LOC136019610 isoform X4; translation: MDPRKPCVTFTRLGEGEMAPQRMVVTLALLLGGCCTSAYPAYPESNRAQALKPTDFSLADGAGGFMAESKPAAGLRPSKSLNQALPAPWEGVSHDQRAARGNGEKRALQEDVPGPLGEDLDAFLWKMVAMGNLQSQGFTQADQAPPQPNKRACFWKYCVTK
- the LOC136019610 gene encoding uncharacterized protein LOC136019610 isoform X3 — translated: MDPRKPCVTFTRLGEGEMAPQRMVVTLALLLGGCCTSAYPAYPESNRAQALKPTDFSLADGAGGFMAESKPAAGLRPSKSLNQALPAPWEGVSHDQRAARGNGEKRALQEDVPGPLQGEDLDAFLWKMVAMGNLQSQGFTQADQAPPQPNKRACFWKYCVTK